One window of the Alkalispirillum mobile genome contains the following:
- the parC gene encoding DNA topoisomerase IV subunit A yields MASSADSLDFETRPLREFTEKAYLDYSMYVILDRALPNVGDGLKPVQRRIVYAMSELGLSNLAKYKKSARTVGDVLGKYHPHGDSACYEAMVLMAQPFSYRYPLVDGQGNWGSADDPKSFAAMRYTEARLAPYAKVLLQELGQGTVDWVPNFDGTMEEPGLLPARVPNVLLNGGTGIAVGMATDIPPHNLREVVAACIHLLDEPEADIDALMDHVLAPDFPTEAEIITPQADIRRIYETGNGTLRMRACYERENGDIIVTALPYQVSGSKVLEQIAAQMQGKKLPMVEDLRDESDHENPTRLVITPRSKRVDVERVMEHLFATTDLEKNYRVNLNVIALDGRPKVLGLRELLLEWLTFRTDTVRRRLSWRLEKVQDRLHILEGLLIAYLNIDEVIAIIREEDEPKPVLMERFGLSERQAEAILELKLRHLAKLEEMKIRGEQGDLERERDELQAILGSDEKLRDLIKEELQADAERYGDDRRSPLVTRSAARALDETDLMPSEPITVVLSEKGWVRAAKGHDVDAPGLNYKAGDKYRDHAAGRTNQQAVFLDQTGRSYSLPAHTFPSARGQGEPLTGRLSPATGARFEQVLCGDPDSLWLLATDAGYGFVCALADMYAKNRSGKALLTVPQGAQILAPVPAGDDEGAELAAVSSSGRLLVFPLEELPRLAKGKGNKIIGIPAAAVKSREELLTGLAVVRPGQGLSLTVGKRGMTLKPDDLAAYRAPRGRRGALLPRGLRRVDAIEPVDL; encoded by the coding sequence ATGGCGAGCAGCGCCGACAGTCTGGACTTTGAAACCCGACCGCTCCGAGAGTTCACTGAAAAGGCGTATCTGGACTACTCCATGTACGTCATTCTAGACCGGGCACTGCCGAACGTCGGTGACGGGCTCAAGCCCGTGCAGCGACGCATTGTCTACGCCATGTCCGAGCTGGGCCTGTCCAATCTGGCCAAGTACAAGAAGAGTGCGCGCACCGTGGGTGACGTGCTGGGCAAATACCACCCGCACGGCGATTCGGCCTGCTACGAGGCCATGGTGCTGATGGCCCAGCCCTTCTCCTACCGCTACCCGCTGGTGGACGGTCAGGGCAACTGGGGGAGCGCCGACGACCCCAAGTCCTTCGCCGCCATGCGCTACACCGAGGCGCGCCTGGCCCCCTACGCCAAGGTGCTGCTGCAGGAGCTGGGGCAGGGCACCGTGGACTGGGTGCCCAACTTCGACGGGACCATGGAAGAGCCGGGGCTGTTGCCGGCCCGGGTGCCCAACGTGCTGCTCAACGGTGGTACCGGGATTGCGGTGGGCATGGCCACCGACATCCCGCCCCATAACCTGCGCGAGGTGGTCGCCGCCTGCATCCACCTGCTGGATGAGCCGGAGGCCGACATCGATGCGCTGATGGACCACGTGCTGGCACCCGATTTCCCCACCGAGGCGGAGATCATCACCCCGCAGGCGGACATCCGCCGTATCTACGAAACCGGCAACGGCACGCTGCGCATGCGCGCCTGCTACGAGCGCGAGAATGGCGACATCATCGTCACCGCCCTCCCATATCAGGTCTCCGGCAGCAAGGTGCTGGAGCAGATCGCAGCGCAGATGCAGGGCAAGAAGCTGCCCATGGTCGAGGACCTGCGCGACGAATCCGACCATGAAAACCCCACGCGGCTGGTGATTACGCCGCGGTCCAAGCGGGTGGATGTGGAACGGGTAATGGAGCACCTGTTCGCCACTACCGACCTGGAGAAGAACTACCGGGTCAACCTGAACGTGATCGCCCTGGATGGCCGGCCCAAGGTGCTGGGGCTGCGCGAGCTGCTGCTCGAGTGGCTGACCTTCCGCACCGACACCGTCCGCCGCCGGCTCAGCTGGCGGCTGGAGAAGGTGCAGGACCGGCTGCACATCCTCGAAGGTCTGCTGATCGCCTATCTGAACATCGACGAGGTGATCGCCATCATCCGCGAGGAGGATGAGCCCAAGCCGGTGTTGATGGAGCGATTCGGGCTCAGCGAGCGCCAGGCCGAGGCCATCCTGGAGCTGAAGCTGCGCCATCTGGCCAAGCTCGAGGAGATGAAGATCCGCGGCGAGCAGGGCGACCTGGAGCGGGAGCGCGATGAACTGCAGGCCATCCTCGGCTCCGATGAAAAACTGCGCGATCTCATCAAGGAGGAACTGCAGGCGGATGCCGAGCGGTACGGCGATGACCGGCGCTCGCCCTTGGTCACTCGCTCCGCCGCGCGGGCCCTGGATGAAACCGACCTCATGCCCAGCGAGCCCATTACCGTGGTGCTGTCCGAGAAGGGCTGGGTGCGGGCCGCCAAGGGGCACGATGTGGATGCGCCCGGGCTCAACTACAAGGCGGGTGACAAGTACCGCGATCACGCCGCCGGCAGGACCAACCAGCAGGCGGTCTTCCTGGACCAGACCGGGCGCAGCTACTCACTGCCCGCCCACACCTTCCCCTCGGCCCGGGGGCAGGGCGAGCCACTCACCGGGCGGCTCTCCCCGGCCACCGGCGCCCGGTTCGAGCAGGTGCTCTGTGGTGATCCGGACAGCCTCTGGCTGCTGGCCACCGATGCCGGTTACGGGTTTGTCTGCGCGCTCGCCGACATGTACGCCAAGAACCGCTCCGGCAAGGCGTTGCTCACCGTGCCGCAGGGGGCGCAGATCCTGGCGCCGGTGCCGGCGGGGGATGACGAGGGCGCGGAGCTGGCGGCGGTTTCCAGCAGCGGGCGCCTGCTGGTGTTCCCGCTGGAGGAACTGCCCCGGCTGGCCAAGGGCAAGGGCAACAAGATCATCGGTATCCCGGCCGCAGCGGTAAAGTCGCGCGAGGAACTGCTGACGGGGCTTGCGGTGGTGCGACCCGGGCAGGGGCTCAGCCTGACCGTGGGTAAGCGCGGCATGACGTTGAAGCCGGACGACCTGGCCGCCTACCGGGCCCCGCGCGGCCGGCGCGGCGCACTGCTGCCCCGCGGTCTGCGCCGGGTGGATGCCATCGAGCCGGTGGATCTTTGA
- the fliM gene encoding flagellar motor switch protein FliM has product MAQDILSQDEIDALLHGVDDGAVDTEDDADPGELRSYNFTAEERIVRGRMPTLEMINERFARLFRIGLFNMLRRTPEVSVVGVEMMKFGEYVHTLFVPTSLNLMRVHPLRGTGLFIIDPKLVFIVVDNFFGGDGRFFVKIEGREFTPTELRVIRMMIDQAFENLEEAWNPVMNAEFEYMHSEVNPQFANIVSPSEVVVVSKFHVELDGGGGDIHVTLPYTMIEPIRELLDAGVQSDRNEVDERWTRSLREEMKFAEVGLSSLLTEVDVSLRDVLNMKAGDIIPLELPERVTLYAEDMPVFRGRYGVRNGNAAIKITERVEPRGDQDAMPWLEEEDKAERSDEKAPAGGAQTDEKTKPERDDYSESRRAGESGTARRRTDRKTRSRKKGGEQP; this is encoded by the coding sequence ATGGCCCAGGACATACTCAGCCAGGACGAAATCGATGCGCTGCTCCACGGCGTGGATGATGGCGCCGTCGATACGGAGGACGATGCCGACCCTGGCGAGTTGCGTTCGTACAACTTCACCGCCGAGGAGCGGATCGTGCGTGGGCGGATGCCCACGCTGGAGATGATCAACGAGCGCTTCGCCCGGCTGTTCCGCATCGGCCTGTTCAACATGCTGCGCCGCACGCCGGAGGTTTCGGTGGTGGGCGTGGAGATGATGAAGTTCGGCGAGTACGTCCACACCCTGTTCGTGCCCACCAGCCTGAACCTGATGCGGGTCCATCCGCTGCGCGGCACGGGGCTGTTCATCATCGATCCGAAGCTGGTCTTCATCGTGGTGGACAATTTCTTTGGGGGGGATGGCCGTTTCTTCGTCAAGATCGAGGGGCGCGAGTTCACGCCCACCGAGCTGCGGGTCATCCGGATGATGATCGACCAGGCCTTCGAGAACCTGGAGGAGGCCTGGAACCCGGTGATGAATGCCGAGTTCGAGTACATGCACTCCGAGGTGAACCCGCAGTTCGCCAACATCGTCAGCCCCAGCGAAGTGGTGGTGGTCAGCAAATTCCACGTCGAGCTGGACGGCGGTGGCGGGGATATCCACGTCACGTTGCCCTACACCATGATCGAGCCGATCCGCGAGCTGCTCGACGCCGGGGTGCAGTCGGACCGCAACGAGGTGGATGAGCGCTGGACGCGCTCGCTGCGCGAAGAGATGAAATTCGCCGAGGTGGGGCTCTCCAGCCTGCTCACCGAGGTGGACGTGAGCCTGCGCGATGTCCTGAACATGAAGGCCGGTGACATCATTCCGCTGGAGCTCCCCGAGCGGGTCACGTTGTACGCCGAGGACATGCCGGTCTTCCGAGGCCGGTACGGGGTGCGCAACGGTAACGCCGCGATCAAGATTACCGAGCGCGTCGAGCCCCGTGGTGATCAGGATGCCATGCCCTGGCTAGAGGAAGAGGACAAGGCGGAGAGAAGCGACGAGAAGGCGCCAGCCGGCGGGGCGCAGACGGACGAGAAAACCAAGCCGGAGCGGGATGACTACTCGGAGTCCAGGCGCGCCGGCGAGAGCGGGACGGCGCGGCGTCGGACGGACAGGAAGACGCGAAGCCGTAAGAAGGGCGGTGAACAGCCATGA
- the fliO gene encoding flagellar biosynthetic protein FliO — protein MAWLLPGLAWAEEGGVPSVDITGLARVIVGLLVVLALIGGLMLALRRMGGVGGSANGQMRVLGALSVGQREKVVLVKVGSTQLLVGVAPGRVQTLHVLDEPLEGLEADAKRAAPDMQGSPFAERLRRVMQQHHHEKK, from the coding sequence ATGGCCTGGCTGCTGCCGGGCCTGGCCTGGGCGGAGGAAGGGGGCGTGCCCAGCGTGGATATCACCGGTCTGGCCCGGGTCATCGTCGGGCTGCTGGTGGTGCTGGCGCTGATTGGCGGGCTGATGCTGGCACTGCGCCGCATGGGCGGTGTCGGCGGGTCGGCCAACGGGCAGATGCGGGTCCTCGGCGCCCTGTCCGTGGGCCAGAGAGAGAAAGTCGTACTGGTAAAGGTCGGTTCCACCCAGCTTCTCGTGGGGGTGGCTCCGGGGCGGGTACAGACTTTGCATGTGCTGGATGAGCCCCTTGAGGGGCTGGAGGCGGACGCCAAGCGCGCCGCTCCGGACATGCAGGGTAGCCCGTTCGCGGAGCGGCTGCGTCGGGTGATGCAGCAACACCACCACGAGAAGAAATGA
- the fliN gene encoding flagellar motor switch protein FliN produces MSDDKQDQNSVDAAWEDALAEQHGSEAGRKPEASDEEGAAGAEAEQDTGQGDASDGDVDQDAMAEEWARAMEEQGDEEGVSDGGAAAEASDAGDADAAMMEAEQQREAERQARREADEARREQNWQAEKAELDELQPDAGPNLGDEEANLEVIMDIPVTLSMEIGRTQISIRHLLQLNQGSVVELDRLAGEPLDVMVNGTLIAHGEVVVVNERFGIRLTDVISAAERVKKLR; encoded by the coding sequence ATGAGTGACGACAAGCAGGATCAGAACAGCGTGGATGCGGCCTGGGAGGATGCCCTGGCAGAGCAGCACGGGAGCGAGGCCGGCCGCAAACCGGAGGCGTCGGATGAGGAGGGCGCTGCCGGCGCCGAGGCTGAACAGGACACCGGGCAGGGCGATGCGTCCGACGGTGACGTGGACCAGGACGCCATGGCCGAGGAGTGGGCCAGGGCCATGGAGGAGCAGGGCGACGAGGAAGGTGTGTCGGATGGCGGCGCTGCGGCGGAGGCCTCCGACGCCGGCGACGCCGACGCGGCGATGATGGAGGCGGAACAGCAGCGCGAGGCCGAACGCCAGGCCCGCCGGGAGGCTGACGAGGCTCGCCGCGAACAGAACTGGCAGGCTGAGAAGGCGGAGCTGGACGAGTTGCAGCCCGACGCCGGGCCCAACCTCGGGGACGAGGAGGCCAACCTCGAAGTCATCATGGACATCCCCGTCACCCTGTCCATGGAGATCGGCCGCACGCAGATCAGCATCCGCCACCTGCTGCAGCTCAACCAGGGCTCGGTGGTGGAGTTGGACCGGTTGGCCGGCGAGCCACTGGACGTGATGGTAAACGGCACGTTGATCGCCCACGGTGAGGTGGTGGTGGTCAACGAGCGCTTCGGCATCCGCCTGACGGATGTCATCAGCGCTGCCGAACGGGTGAAGAAGCTGCGCTGA
- a CDS encoding TonB-dependent receptor — protein MQRDPLDQPGLRSQALPLGGSRDQVDSGTAFNPALSVILDGVYYSEISGEWDSPAGFDSGHSHSHGHGHDHDLDEGFNLRETELAFSASVDNYFDAMVILALEGDSGIEVEEAYLTTQSLPAGLQVKAGKFLSDIGYINKQHPHDWDFVDRPLVNEFLFGDHGLQEKGVQISWTPATPVYTRFGVEILQGESSGIANYEGSGSHTITGYDTGASDPGEGRQRSEVDFGLEDKSGPRLFTGFFKVAPDLGYDHAAQFGLSYGYVDTFQNVETHGSGRADVWDGDGWFAGLDAVYKHDSGGAYGHGNLQLQAEYFMRELDLEYTNVVPTGWNRDGGEVADQFSDRRRQDGLYMQAVYGFAPRWEVGARFEALGLTNDSVVPDRDAGEFESFDTSYRYGLSTTWRPTHFSALRAQVNYNDFAKDNGHTNRGAEVMLQYNLSLGVHGAHPF, from the coding sequence ATGCAGCGGGACCCGCTGGACCAGCCGGGCCTGCGCAGCCAGGCTCTGCCCCTCGGCGGCAGCCGTGACCAGGTGGATTCCGGCACCGCTTTCAACCCGGCGCTGTCGGTAATCCTCGACGGCGTGTACTACTCGGAGATAAGCGGGGAGTGGGATAGCCCAGCCGGCTTCGACAGCGGACACAGCCACAGCCACGGCCATGGGCACGACCACGATCTGGACGAGGGCTTCAACCTGCGCGAGACGGAGCTCGCCTTCTCCGCATCGGTGGACAACTACTTCGATGCCATGGTCATCCTCGCCCTGGAAGGCGATTCCGGTATCGAGGTAGAAGAGGCCTATCTGACCACGCAGAGCCTGCCGGCGGGCCTGCAGGTGAAGGCGGGCAAGTTCCTCTCCGACATCGGCTACATCAATAAGCAGCACCCGCACGACTGGGACTTCGTCGATCGCCCGCTGGTCAACGAGTTCCTTTTCGGTGACCACGGCCTGCAGGAGAAGGGTGTGCAGATCTCCTGGACGCCGGCCACGCCGGTCTACACCCGGTTCGGTGTGGAGATCCTGCAGGGCGAATCCAGCGGGATTGCCAACTACGAGGGTTCGGGTAGCCATACCATCACCGGATATGACACCGGCGCAAGTGACCCCGGCGAGGGACGTCAGCGCAGTGAGGTAGACTTCGGCCTTGAAGACAAATCCGGCCCCCGTCTCTTCACTGGCTTCTTCAAGGTAGCCCCGGACCTGGGTTACGACCACGCCGCTCAGTTCGGTCTGTCCTACGGCTACGTTGATACCTTCCAGAACGTGGAGACCCACGGTAGCGGGCGCGCCGATGTCTGGGATGGCGATGGTTGGTTCGCCGGCCTCGACGCCGTCTACAAGCACGACAGCGGGGGTGCCTACGGTCACGGCAACCTGCAGTTGCAAGCAGAATACTTCATGCGGGAACTCGACTTGGAATACACCAACGTCGTGCCAACAGGCTGGAACCGTGATGGCGGGGAAGTCGCCGATCAATTCTCCGACCGTCGCCGCCAGGACGGGCTCTACATGCAAGCCGTGTACGGCTTTGCCCCCCGGTGGGAGGTCGGGGCGCGCTTCGAGGCCCTTGGTCTCACCAATGACTCGGTGGTCCCAGATCGGGACGCCGGCGAGTTCGAGAGCTTTGATACCAGCTACCGCTACGGGCTGAGCACCACCTGGCGGCCCACCCACTTCTCCGCCCTGCGGGCGCAGGTGAACTACAACGACTTCGCCAAGGACAACGGGCACACCAACCGGGGTGCCGAGGTGATGTTGCAGTACAACCTGAGCCTCGGCGTGCACGGCGCCCACCCCTTCTGA
- a CDS encoding ABC transporter ATP-binding protein encodes MSEPLLDIRNLRAGYRTPVVGPFSLQARAGEIIGLTGPNGCGKSTVLKAVTGEARIFDGHIERDTAAGIALQAQSPATRGEIPLTGGELLRLMGHDGRGLPPRLDRLTRRRIDRLSGGQRQILAVWAVLYSGARLILLDEPGNNLDREGTELLADALTALPADRAVLMVSHEQHLVERVCHRVVDMEASAP; translated from the coding sequence ATGAGCGAACCCCTACTCGACATCCGCAACCTGCGGGCCGGCTACCGGACTCCGGTAGTCGGCCCCTTTTCGTTGCAGGCCCGCGCCGGCGAGATCATCGGCCTCACCGGCCCCAACGGCTGCGGCAAATCCACCGTCCTGAAGGCCGTGACCGGCGAGGCCCGCATCTTCGACGGTCACATCGAGCGCGACACCGCCGCCGGCATCGCCCTGCAGGCGCAGAGCCCGGCCACCCGCGGCGAGATCCCGCTCACCGGCGGCGAGCTGCTGCGGCTGATGGGGCATGACGGCCGCGGCCTGCCGCCACGGCTGGATCGCCTGACCCGCCGCCGGATCGACCGGCTCAGCGGCGGCCAGCGCCAGATCCTGGCCGTCTGGGCAGTCCTCTACAGCGGCGCTCGGCTGATCCTGCTGGATGAGCCGGGCAACAACCTGGACCGGGAGGGCACGGAACTGCTGGCCGACGCGCTGACCGCACTGCCCGCCGACCGGGCCGTGCTCATGGTCAGCCACGAGCAGCACCTGGTGGAACGGGTCTGCCACCGGGTCGTGGACATGGAGGCCTCCGCGCCATGA
- a CDS encoding flagellar basal body-associated FliL family protein — translation MAKAVSKQQGMSKLVVILLASILVVLLAVGGAVAAYLTGMIGGPGDDEPAVEEPLEESVYIELDPALTVNFERSGRISYLQAEVQLETRYASVEEAIERHMPVIRNNLLDLFADQDWQEINTRAGRQALREESLDEINRVLADRGVEQEVEAVYFTRFVMQ, via the coding sequence ATGGCAAAAGCCGTAAGCAAGCAGCAGGGGATGTCCAAACTGGTGGTCATCCTGCTGGCGTCGATCCTGGTGGTGTTGTTGGCCGTGGGGGGTGCGGTGGCCGCGTATCTCACCGGCATGATCGGAGGGCCAGGAGACGATGAGCCAGCGGTGGAGGAACCACTGGAAGAGTCCGTCTATATCGAGCTCGATCCGGCGCTGACGGTCAACTTCGAGCGCAGCGGCCGCATCAGTTACCTGCAGGCGGAGGTGCAACTGGAGACCCGGTACGCCTCCGTGGAGGAGGCCATTGAGCGGCATATGCCGGTGATCCGGAATAATCTTCTCGATCTTTTTGCCGATCAGGACTGGCAGGAGATCAACACCCGCGCCGGCCGGCAGGCACTCCGCGAGGAGTCCCTGGACGAGATCAACCGGGTGCTGGCGGATCGCGGTGTTGAGCAAGAGGTGGAGGCGGTCTACTTCACCCGCTTTGTCATGCAATAG
- a CDS encoding metal ABC transporter permease, with amino-acid sequence MMELLFDPLFRMPFFTGLLLSALLPVLGLYLRLREEWLAALGFAHVAGAGAVAGSLVAAPLLPAALLTALVAVGVKGLMRRAGNDVYALLIVLGWSAMLLGASLSHHAKLTGQALIDGQLYFTGVDHLQLALGLAVLGAIALPWLSPRLLRERIFPGHDRANHRPVLRTVLAFEALAAAGIAVAATAMGVMSAFALIFIPAWVAYRRAASWRRAIAWAMGLGVVCYLAAFVLAMGADLPFSPVLVALLAAVAALRLPAGGR; translated from the coding sequence ATGATGGAACTGCTCTTCGACCCGCTCTTCCGGATGCCCTTTTTCACCGGCCTGTTGCTCTCGGCCCTGTTGCCCGTGCTGGGGCTTTACCTGCGCCTGCGCGAGGAGTGGCTGGCCGCTCTGGGTTTCGCCCACGTGGCCGGGGCGGGGGCGGTGGCCGGTAGCCTGGTCGCTGCCCCGCTGCTGCCGGCGGCCCTGCTCACCGCCCTGGTGGCGGTGGGCGTGAAAGGACTGATGCGCCGTGCCGGCAACGACGTCTACGCCCTGCTGATCGTGCTGGGCTGGAGTGCGATGCTGCTGGGCGCGTCACTGAGCCATCACGCCAAGCTGACCGGCCAGGCGCTGATCGACGGCCAGCTCTATTTCACGGGCGTGGATCACCTGCAGTTGGCGCTGGGCCTGGCGGTGCTGGGCGCCATCGCCCTGCCCTGGCTGTCCCCCCGGCTTTTGCGGGAACGGATCTTCCCCGGCCATGACCGCGCCAACCACCGACCGGTCCTGCGCACGGTACTCGCCTTCGAGGCACTGGCCGCAGCCGGCATCGCGGTGGCGGCCACCGCCATGGGCGTCATGTCCGCCTTCGCCCTCATCTTCATTCCCGCCTGGGTGGCCTACCGCCGGGCGGCGAGCTGGCGCCGGGCAATCGCCTGGGCGATGGGGCTGGGGGTGGTCTGTTACCTGGCCGCCTTCGTGCTGGCCATGGGGGCGGACCTGCCTTTCTCGCCGGTACTGGTGGCGCTACTGGCCGCGGTGGCCGCGCTGCGCCTGCCGGCGGGCGGCCGCTAA
- a CDS encoding metal ABC transporter substrate-binding protein produces the protein MYRWILAIALLLFAGLAQAGMNVVATTSNMGMLARTVGGENVNVTVLAPPDRDAHYLSVRPNMMTHLRRADLVVSVGAELEIGWLPPAIDGAANPAVRPGRSGYFEAAAQVDRIGTDVVADRAQGDVHPEGNPHVYLDPVRMATIAEVLAERMGELDEANADAYAANAEAFADAVAARMDDWEAQAAQSPGALLYHEDADYLLERLGVELLGYVEPLPGVEPTASHLRDLVRQLEGSDGVILRAEFQPERGPAFMAEQLGWPHHALPTGVPVDGDQEDYLALIDRWVEAMVP, from the coding sequence ATGTACCGCTGGATACTCGCAATTGCCCTGCTGTTATTCGCCGGTCTTGCCCAAGCCGGTATGAACGTGGTCGCCACCACCAGCAACATGGGCATGCTCGCCCGCACCGTCGGCGGCGAGAACGTCAACGTCACGGTGCTGGCGCCGCCGGATCGCGACGCCCACTACCTGTCCGTCCGCCCCAACATGATGACCCACCTGCGTCGGGCCGACCTGGTGGTCTCTGTCGGTGCGGAGCTGGAGATCGGCTGGCTGCCCCCGGCAATCGACGGCGCCGCCAACCCGGCCGTGCGGCCCGGGCGCAGCGGTTATTTCGAGGCGGCCGCCCAGGTGGACCGTATCGGTACGGACGTCGTGGCCGACCGCGCCCAGGGTGACGTGCACCCGGAGGGCAACCCCCACGTCTACCTGGACCCGGTGCGCATGGCGACCATCGCCGAGGTGCTGGCCGAGCGAATGGGCGAGCTGGACGAGGCCAATGCCGATGCCTACGCCGCCAATGCGGAAGCGTTCGCCGACGCCGTGGCGGCCCGTATGGACGACTGGGAGGCCCAGGCGGCGCAGAGCCCCGGCGCCCTCCTCTACCACGAGGACGCCGACTACCTGCTGGAGCGTCTGGGCGTGGAGCTGCTCGGCTACGTGGAGCCCCTGCCGGGCGTGGAGCCCACCGCCTCCCACCTGCGGGACCTGGTCCGGCAGCTCGAGGGCAGCGATGGCGTCATCCTGCGCGCCGAGTTCCAGCCCGAGCGCGGCCCCGCCTTCATGGCCGAGCAACTGGGCTGGCCGCACCACGCCCTGCCCACCGGCGTCCCGGTGGACGGGGATCAGGAGGACTACCTGGCACTGATTGATCGCTGGGTGGAGGCCATGGTTCCCTAA